The window ATCCAAACCCCGTTCTTCTCCACCGCGCCGTCTCCCTCCTCCAaaccaccaccccccccccccccccccccccgaccaaCCACTCTCGTCGTCCCTCCCCCACTCCAGACTCATAAATTCCCGGACCCCACGCGCATCTCTCCTCACCCGCCGCGAATCCACGAGGGGGAGCGACCCGCCGCCCGATTATGGAGTTCCTGCAGGGGCAGAGCACGGAGACCACGGTGGCCGTCGCGGTCGCCGTCGTCGccgtggccgccggcgccggaTTCCTCCTCCTCCGCAGCAAGAAACCCAAGGGTACGCGCGCTCGAGTCCGTGCAGATAGATAGTTCGAGCTCTAGTGCGTGGGTTTCTGTGGATCGAGGATGCTTTGCTGATGGCTAGGGGAGTGGATCTCCTGGAAGAGATGCCGTGGATGCCATTTACTTAGGTTGTTTGCTACAGATAATATTGATATATTTGAATCCACAGTGACTTCATGTTCACGCCTCATCCAAAGTTGCAGCATGATTCGGATATTTAGTTCGCATGCTTCTGCCCCTGCAGATTCTAGGGGATTTTAAAACTGTTTTATGTGATTCATTTTCACACTTGCTACCCTCTGGACAAAATTATTTGCTCAAATTAAAGCAAGATTACTGCTTTTGAAGTTTGTGTATAATATAAATATTAATGGATGTGCTATTCTCTGTAGGCTGCTTGGATGCTGAGAACTTCAAAGAGTTTAAACTTGTGCAGAAGAGACAGATCAGTCATAACGTGGCCAAGTTCAAATTTGCTCTCCCGACACCTACTTCAGTTTTGGGCCTTCCAATTGGCCAACATATAAGCTGCAGGTTTGAACACTTTTACTGCTCATATCCTGGTCTACAGTTATGAGGTTGAGTTGAATGTTCATTCTTTTTGGTTCATGGAGTGAGTCGAATATTCTGATTCCATTGTTTTCTGTATTATGTTAACTGACCGCAGAGGGCAGGATGCTACTGGTGAGGAAGTAATCAAGCCTTatactcctactacactggattCTGATATTGGATACTTTGAGCTTGTTATAAAGGTAACTTGTTGTAAACATGTCCCATTTGTTTTCTTTAGAATtattttgtcccattatctttatTTGAAATATCAATCTATTCCTCTATGGGTGTATAGTGTTGTGAATTCACCTCTTGTTTTTTTGTTGCACTTTTCCTTCTCATTATACAGATGTATCCCCAAGGAAGAATGTCTCATCATTTTCGTGAGATGAAGGTTGGCGACTACATGTCTGTGAAGGGGCCAAAGGTATGTCTATCCTTTTATTGTACTTAGTTCTTGATTGTTCCGTACTGAATCTCCTGGATTTGGCCATTTTCGTGGTCTTTTTCTGCTTTTTATCTTTATTATATCTTCAAATTCCATGAAACATAAACAACACCGTACGGATCATAAACTTGCTAACAGAAATGTGTAAACTCACAATTCCATGCATGTTGACAGTTCGAATCAGAGGTTAAATGCGTTTGTCTCTAATGCAGGGCCGTTTCAAGTACCAGCCTGGGCAAGTGAGAGCATTTGGAATGATAGCTGGAGGATCAGGCATTACGCCAATGTTCCAAGTAATATGTGATCCAATGTTCTTCCATTGCAGTTAATACTTGAAACATTTCTGCTAGTACTGAGCAATGCATCTTGCTATCTTATTGTAGGTCACAAGGGCAATTCTTGAGAACCCAAACGACAATACAAAAGTTCACTTGATCTACGCTAATGTCACATATGACGACATTCTTCTGCTGGTATGATTTTGTTGTTAAATTTGCTGCAGTTCTTCACTCGCACTTGATCTGATTATCATTCCAAATTCGTTCTATTGTCGATACATAGAGGATATATGTTTCCTGGAAATGGAAGAATCTATGTGTAGGGAACTTTTTACGTATCATGGCACAAAGAACAGAAACATATCATAAGATCAATCATTGTGAATTGTATTTCATACACGCCTTTTCCAGAAGGATTTTTCTTCTATAATGTGCTAGCGACCCTATTTCTCACTCCTAAGTGATAAATGATTTATGGAGATGTCCTGCCATAAACACTAGCCAACAGTTCATTTTATTTTATCTTGTTATACCATTTCTTTGCTGGTTAGACCTGTACAAGAAAATGACAGGTTGGCCTAATACTTAGTGCTTGCATTTGGGGAGGTCATTAGGCTTACAGTACTGCTTCTTTATGGTGAATGCAATTTACTATGGTACCAGTATGGTATTGTGTTTTGAGTGCTGATGTTCACTTCTTTCTTCGATCCATGCAGGAAGAACTGGACAATATGGCTAAAAACTATCCTGATCGCTTCAAGATCTACTATGTCTTGAATCAGGTGAATATTCTGTCATGAAGTTTGAAGCTTTGTCTCGTGACCTGTTATAAACAGCATGGCCGACGCTTTATGTATTTCTAGCCTTGACTGATATGATTATTGCAATCCTTACTGAATCCTCGCATAACAACTTTCATGCACTATATGATTACTGCAATCCTCACTGAATCCTCGCATAACAACTTCCATGCACTATATGATTACTGCAATCCTCACCGAATCCTCACATAACAACTTTCATGCACTATATGATTACTGCAATCCTCACTGAATACGCCAAGGTTCCTCGCACGCACCTTACACCATAGGCTTTTTTTTCCATGTGCAGCCACCTGAAGTCTGGGATGGTGGTGTTGGGTTTGTATCAAAGGAAATGATCCAAGCTCACTGCCCAGCGCCTGCTGCGGACATTCAGGTAATCTCCGGCCTTCAGTGAACGTTGAGACCATCAGTTCTCGGTGAAAcgttcaaaatgtttttcatCCGACGAACAAGACACTGATACGACGCTCTTTGCCTTGTTTCAGGTATTGAGATGCGGACCTCCTCCGATGAACAAAGCCATGTCTGCAAACCTAGATGACCTTGGGTACACCAAGGAGATGCAGTTCCAGTTCTAGGTTTCGACGGTGGAAGCTTACCAAAATAACGGGTCGCATGACCATTCTTAGTATTTTTGAGTTTGACATGGGCTGATTCTGATGCCATTTAGCTCGTGTAGACACCTTCCACAGTCCATGAAGTGGCAGTTACCGTAATGCTGCACGTTGATGCGTGTCCAGTGTTACCTGTGTCCGTAACGTTATTTGCCGAGTATAGGAGACAACAGCTTATCAGAATGCCAGAAATAAGCTTTTTTACATGAAAAGCACTGCGATTTCATTCACCTTTGGCCAAAGCATCGCTAACCACCGAATGACCGACGATTGTCTGGCCATGGCCATGGCCATAGCGACTAGGCTCCTCTCTCTATCGGCACCAAAACAAAACACACACTGAATTAAAGTTTAAACTCACAAAGGTACTTCATTTCTCATGGCAATACATTTAGCTACATGTGTAAAAACGCTTTATTTTTATTTGGAAGTATTGCTTGTAACAAATCCGACGACACACTACATTTACAGTACAACGGATCTAGTAAGTTATTGTACACAGGTAGAGGTAATATCACCAAAAGTCATAAAACTTGCGCTTGATGTTCAGTTTGGTGCTAGAACTTTAAAAATACGGATTTGTGGTCATCTAACTTAACATCACGTGCAAATACGGTCACAAAATACGCATGCGGACATATCAGGGTGTATGGGCctacctgtcagtgagtgatggCGTTCGCGCGACTGATTTTTGCACAAAACAACCTTACTATTTTTTATTTGAAGGAAAGGCCAACCCATATAGGTACGATAATTAACTAAAATATCAGCGAGGCGGGACTCGAACACACGACCCAAATTAAGGACATAAGCCACTCTAGCCAACCATATGGATAACAAACTGAGATATATTGAACGTGGAGCTTAAATGACATTTATTTTCGTGCCTATGAGCAGTGGGTTCTGCCTGTCATTACACATTGAAAATTAACAGGAAAAAGTGTGACCGCCAGCTCTCGAACAAACAACCTAAGGGTAGCACACAGGACGTTCTAGCCGCTACAACCTACACGTATACACGTCTACGGTGAATAACTAGTCTTAATATACTGGAAATATGTAAATATTACGTAAACTATAATTacaataataaaaataatgtCTAAATATGTGTTATAAATATTGTACGTACAAATGATATAACCTACTTTTAAATTTGTTCATGtattattttaaaaatattcatatatttaaataaaatttatgaattatatttttttgtatcatttaaaataaatatttcaaaaataaaattacaaataTTATTTTAACTTTACAAACATTTCAATAACTGTTCTCGCATTTATAGAGTTCAACTTTTGTATAATTTAAAATGTAAACATTGATATGAATATTCAATCGTGTctaatatttgaattatataaTTTTTCGAATATAAGTCATGAGTAAAAATTATACACAAGTGAATAATTTTGAATATTTAGTAAATGTTTGAACCCATCATTTTGCATAATTTAAATATAAGCCTCGAGTGTGTTATTTTTCTTGGATTCATTAAACATATTTATTTAATAAACATTTTCAATGTCGGTTTAACTAAATATTGTTTATATAAATACGCATGTGTATATTTAAATGTTTTTATTTACTAATAATGATCGCTTGTATGTATAATATTCTTGGAACATAAATTTGTTAATGGCGTTTACAAATAGCTTTAGAAAATAGCAAGTATAAAATGGGCCGCAGTATCCGCAGAAATAAGCCGGCAATGGCAACCCCCTTCTGAAAGACACGCATGTACTGTCAGACAGCCAGCCAGAGTGACAGAGGGAGCAAAAACACGACTTGATTGTTGAAATGTCACTCTGTTTTACAGCTCTGTCAAACCGTCTTGATGTGCAATTAGCCAATTAGTATCACTCCCATTGTTTTACTGCTCCACTTGTAAGTACTATGTTGATGGCATTATATTTTATCTTAATGTGTCAACCTACCTAATATGACTTCTGGTCCTGCTTAACGGAATCAACTGTAGCAGTACGGGCCTCTACATATTTCAGGTAATAAAAGGACCAGTAAAATAGTTTAAATGGGCTGCAGATGTACACCAATTCCTCAtagatgcaaaaaaaaaaaatcatttAAGTTCCACGTTCAATAAATCTAAGTTTGCTATCCATACATGAGATAAGAAACGGGAAGGGTGAGTTGGCTGGAGTGGCTTGTGTCGTAAACATTGGCCACGAGTTAAGTCTCTGCTCACCCATTTTGTGTGTTAATTTTTGTACCTATATGCAACACAACAGTCGGCTTTTTCCGCAAATAAAAAAATATGATGGTGTTTTGTGCAAAAGTTAGTCAGCCGAGCAACATCACTCATTGACAGGTGGGGTCATACACCCTGATACGTCTGCATGCGTATTTTGTGACTATATTTGCACGCGTTGTCAAGTTACGTGACCAAAAATCCGTATTTTTAAAATTCTAGCACCAAATTGAACATCAAGTGCAAGTTCTATGACTTCGGGTGATATTACCTCACACAAGTACCAGGCCCGAAAGTTACTAGCCGCTTAGATTCGAGAACAACATACGTCCGAAAATTTTGTACCCTCAGACGATTTTTCTACAGATCTTCGGCGTTAATCCCTCCACTAATCCCTTTTCGAACATCGCTGTGGGTCTCCTCCCCTCTAACCCAATGTTGCAAAACTCCCATGCAGTAGCAGGTGTAGCATATTCAGGAACGGAGGAAGAAGTGtttcatatactccctccgttcctaaatataagtctttctagagattgcaccaagtgactacatacggagcaaaatgaatgaatctacgctctaaaatatgtctacatatatctgtatgttgtattccatttgaaatgtctaaaaagacttatatttaggaacggagggagtacaattcAGAATTTCGTACCCATGCAGCTTTCGTACAGTTGCGCAAGTGCATCTGCGTCCGCAGCTCCGCGCTATTTCTGGCTGTCCGTGGATGCAAAGCCCGTGGCAGCTAGCAAACCAGCTGCTGTCTAGCCTGTCTTTCCCGCAaaataaacaaaataaaaaccaACTGCTGTCTGCACAGCGAATTCGCCTGCTTATTTATGAACAAAGTGCGAATCTGGGACAGCAAATCAGCCGTCTTTTTCTCCTCGGCCCCGTGCGTGTGTACGTACGTACGTCCCCGTACCCTGCCGTGtcgtgccgtgcgtgtgtgctcCTCTCTCCACATGGGGTGCTGGGGCACCAGCGAGGACAGCATGTACCGTACAGCCTGCAACACAAATTAAACACACTGTCTGaataaataaacaaataaaaggacACTAATAAACTCAGCTTAcagtacacacacacacacaaacgtCGTATGGGTTCCCATACGTATAAGAAAAATATGTAGCCGATGATGCTCTGGAGTGTGGACAACGTTGTCATCTCAAATTCGGTGTAATTATGAAGAATTATTGAACAAGCATACAAGACTCTCCTTCGGTTATCATCTGGATCCGATCTCTCGTGCACAAAAAAATCACTGTCATCATCAtcttaaaataaaataaaataaaaatcatCATCTTAAAATAAATGCGCTCGCATCATGGACCCCCACTAATTCTCCATACTCCTACATCGAGAGGTCCCCACAGTACTCTTAATAATGTAACGTAATGGAGATGATGATCTATCGATCCTAACCGTAGGTAGATCATAGCCTCACCCTGGCCCAAATCATATCGATTGCAAATTGCATTGCATGGCCACATCCCCACCATATGCGCACTTTCCCTACTCCTCGAGTGATAGTGATATACAATTATACATCCATTGCTGCTGACAAAAACATCCACGTCCGATGCAATCATGGTGCCACTTAAACTGCTAAAGCTAGAGCTAGTCGTGAAGAATTAGTTACCACCAACGTATTAACTAATTTTAACGGGAAGCTAAAAGAGTTATATTTGTCTTGCCTAGTCTCGTGGAGAATTTTAAATAATTTGATTGGATGTCATTTGGCTGGCATCCTTAGGTGGTGACAAGTGGTGGCTCAAGACGCTAGTATTGTGGAGAGACAAGGGTGCACGATTTGCCCACCTTTAGTTAGCATCTAGTAATTCAGATTCTATAAGCGATGTGGACGCATGGTTAGCCTTAATGTGCagagtatttaaaaaaaaactacGGACATGTGACAGAAAACTACCACTTTACGTTTTTGTACGGAAAACTACCACTATTTGTCTAATCTTTGACTAAAAACTACCATGTCTGTAAATCGGCGCCTTCATCCATTTTAAACGCACTTATGACAGGCCTGGCCCACATTTAAGTGATGGCATCGTTAGTCAACGCTGTTTGTACCCGCTGCTGCTCGCCCGTTCCGCCGCGCaccgcgccgccgctcgccgtgcCCGTCGCTTGCAGCGCCCACCGCTGCCGCCGTGCCCAAGACCTCCTCCTCCGCGCGAAAGACCTCGGCTCCGGCGGAGTCCCCGTCTTCATGCGGCTGCTGCTCGCGCTCGCCGTAGCGGCCCGGCTCCTATTCGCCGCAGCCCCACGCGGCAAGGAATCAGCCGCAGCAGG is drawn from Aegilops tauschii subsp. strangulata cultivar AL8/78 chromosome 1, Aet v6.0, whole genome shotgun sequence and contains these coding sequences:
- the LOC109767086 gene encoding NADH--cytochrome b5 reductase 1: MEFLQGQSTETTVAVAVAVVAVAAGAGFLLLRSKKPKGCLDAENFKEFKLVQKRQISHNVAKFKFALPTPTSVLGLPIGQHISCRGQDATGEEVIKPYTPTTLDSDIGYFELVIKMYPQGRMSHHFREMKVGDYMSVKGPKGRFKYQPGQVRAFGMIAGGSGITPMFQVTRAILENPNDNTKVHLIYANVTYDDILLLEELDNMAKNYPDRFKIYYVLNQPPEVWDGGVGFVSKEMIQAHCPAPAADIQVLRCGPPPMNKAMSANLDDLGYTKEMQFQF